Proteins from a genomic interval of Rhizoctonia solani chromosome 12, complete sequence:
- a CDS encoding Isoleucyl-tRNA synthetase, giving the protein MATAQDQTLELPKTAKRDFLVELEQKYQKEWQEKNVFHTDAPHESEYADLTPDALREKVPKWLGTFPYPYMNGSLHLGHAFTISKIEFNAGYQRRCRQDRSGDRNVWPRIRGYTGEEEPPKAEPAPVVAAPAGAVDKAKKGKVAAKATGLKYQFQIMESIGVPRAEIKKFADPLHWLGYFTPIARADCTSFGARIDWRRSFITTDVNPYYDSFVRWQMNKLRATNKVKFGERHTIYSPKDGQPCMDHDRQDGEGVGPQEYTGIKMEVKQWSEAAQKELPEDIQKKKVYLVAATLRPETMYGQTNCFVGKDITYGFYAVKDDAVFVCTHRAIRNMAYQGVTSARGEIKELATLPGTALIGTKIHAPLSVNNEVWVLPMEGVLANKGTGVVTSVPSDSPADAQTLLDLQKKPAYYGVEPSWVAFEPLPIISTPSYGDLIAPALLKSLKIQSQKDVKQLAEAKEIAYKEGFYSGTMLIGQYKGLSVQDAKPKVREDLIASGEAFSYSEPEGWVMSRSGDECVVSLEDQWYLDYGEKEWRAQAELLLAKMNTYNQETRNAFEAILAWLNQWACARSFGLGSRLPWDPTFLVESLSDSTIYMSYYTVAHLLQGGVVNGSQTGPIGITPDQLTDEVWDFILSNPSPDRKPPSSTIPTEKLLTLQREFSYFYPMDIRSSGKDLIGNHLTFAIYNHAALFEPNLWPLSMRANGHLMLNGKKMSKSTGNSLTLRDSLDKFGADATRLALADAGDGIEDANFEEKTANAAIMRLYTLIEWCEEICEKEVMGRVRGEAPEGKEVKIRTGGRESYSFHDKVFEQEVVDSIIKTKANYEATNYKDALKDGFYELQSARDWYREVTADTGMHATLVELFVRTSALLVLPIAPHFSEHIWQHLLRESTSVQNALWPTLPTELDQATLGAAAYMRGITKTIRDADLALQKRSGKKGGGPAGQALRPNDPKSVRIFVAQKFPEWQTACVGVVEALWKEGAANDEAKLRKALAEKGLIKDKKAMPFVQAFKKRVEQFGPEIAFNRALPFDEAHVLRELVPYMKHNMGYVDIDVVSVEEAQGKTGPGYTQAALDVAEPGTPGFVFWNP; this is encoded by the exons ATGGCGACTGCACAAGACCAGACGCTGGAGCTGCCAAAA ACCGCGAAACGCGACTTTTTGGTGGAGCTCGAGCAAAAGTatcaaaaagaatggcaAGAAAAGAATGTCTTTCATACAGATGCCCCTCACGAGAGCGAATATGCTGATTTGACGCCCGATGCGCTGAGGGAAAAGGTCCCAAAGTGGCTGGGTACATTTCCCTATCCTTATATGAACGGCTCTCTCCATCTTGGGCACGCATTCACGATATCCAAGATTGAATTCAATGCCGGTTATCAAC GCCGCTGCAGACAAGATCGTTCGGGAGATAGAAATGTTTGGCCCCGAATTCGGGGTTATACGGGCGAAGAGGAACCTCCCAAAGCTGAACCGGCTCCAGTTGTCGCTGCCCCAGCTGGTGCCGTAGACAAAGCAAAGAAAGGCAAAGTCGCAGCAAAGGCAACCGGCTTGAAATACCAATTCCAGATTATGGAGTCCATTGGAGTTCCTCGTGCAGAAATTAAGAAATTTGCGGATCCCTTGCATTGGCTTGGATATTTTACCCCTATTGCTCGC GCGGATTGTACTAGCTTTGGTGCCCGTATCGACTGGCGTCGCTCGTTTATCACTACCGATGTTAACCCATACTACGATTCTTTTGTTCGATGGCAAATGAACAAGCTGCGTGCAACGAACAAGGTCAAATTTGGTGAACGTCATACCATCTATTCTCCAAAGGACGGACAACCTTGCATGGATCATGACAGGCAAGATGGAGAAGGGGTTGGCCCTCAGGAATATACTGGCATCAAGATGGAAGTCAAGCAATGGAGTGAAGCTGCTCAAAAGGAGTTACCCGAAGATATTCAGAAGAAGAAAGTCTACTTGGTTGCCGCTACCCTTCGCCCTGAGACTAT GTACGGCCAGACAAACTGCTTCGTCGGAAAGGATATTACGTATGGATTCTACGCTGTTAAAGACGATGCTGTATTTGTTTGTACACACCGTGCAATTCGCAACATGGCATACCAAGGCGTAACCAGCGCTCGTGGGGAGATCAAGGAGCTGGCAACTCTTCCCGGCACCGCTCTGATCGGAACCAAGATACATGCACCTTTGTCGGTAAACAATGAGGTTTGGGTTCTGCCCATGGAGGGTGTATTAGCCAACAAG GGTACTGGTGTCGTCACATCAGTCCCATCAGATTCTCCTGCGGACGCTCAAACTCTCCTAGACCTGCAGAAGAAGCCCGCTTACTATGGTGTCGAACCCAGTTGGGTCGCATTCGAGCCTCTCCCTATCATTTCCACTCCAAGCTACGGCGATCTTATTGCCCCTGCCTTGCTCAAGTCATTGAAGATTCAGTCCCAAAAAGATGTCAAACAATTGGCCGAAGCCAAGGAGATTGCATACAAGGAAGGGTTCTACAGCGGGACCATGCTCATCGGCCAGTATAAAGGATTGAGCGTTCAAGATGCTAAGCCAAAGGTTCGAGAAGATTTGATTGCAAGTGGAGAAGCGTTTTCCTACTCAGAGCCTGAAGGCTGGGTGATGAGCCGCAGTGGTGACGAGTGCGTTGTCAGCTTGGAAGATCAGTGGTACTTGGATTATGGTGAAAAAGAATGGAGGGCCCAAGCTGAATT GTTGCTGGCAAAGATGAACACGTATAACCAAGAGACGAGAAATGCGTTTGAGGCTATCTTGGCATGGCTCAACCAGTGGGCATGCGCGCGAAGCTTCGGCCTTGGATCGCGCTTACCCTGGGACCCCACTTTCTTGGTCGAAAGTTTAAGCGACTCTACAATTTACATGTCCTACTACACAGTCGCCCACTTGTTGCAAG GTGGAGTGGTTAATGGTAGCCAAACTGGCCCTATCGGAATCACCCCTGACCAACTGACGGATGAAGTCTGGGACTTCATTCTCTCAAATCCCTCTCCGGACCGTAAGCCTCCTAGCTCAACAATCCCTACAGAGAAACTCTTGACCCTGCAACGCGAATTCTCTTATTTCTACCCGATGGATATCCGTTCCTCTGGCAAAGACCTTATCGGAAACCATCTCACTTTTGCTATCTATAACCACGCTGCGCTTTTCGAACCCAATCTCTGGCCGTTGTCCATGCGTGCCAACGGGCACTTGATGCTCAACGGGAAGAAGatgagcaagagtactggtaACAGCTTGACCCTCCGTGATAGCTTGGACAAGTTTGGTGCGGATGCGACAAGGTTGGCTCTAGCGGACGCTGGAGACGGTATCGAGGATGCCAACTTTGAGGAGAAAACTGCGAACGCTGCAATTATGCGATTGTACACTCTTATTGAATGGTGTGAG GAAATATGCGAGAAGGAGGTTATGGGCAGAGTTCGGGGTGAAGCTCCCGAAGGCAAAGAAGTCAAGATCCGCACTGGTGGAAGGGAATCATATTCGTTCCATGATAAGGTCTTCGAACAAGAGGTTGTTGACTCGATCATCAAGACCAAGGCAAATTACGAGGC CACCAACTACAAGGATGCTCTCAAAGATGGCTTTTATGAGCTCCAATCGGCTCGAGATTGGTACCGAGAAGTCACTGCCGACACAGGAATGCATGCTACCCTCGTCGAGCTTTTCGTCCGAACCTCTGCTCTTCTTGTGTTGCCTATCGCCCCCCACTTTTCCGAACACATCTGGCAGCATCTCCTACGCGAGTCTACCAGCGTCCAGAATGCTTTATGGCCTACCCTTCCTACTGAACTTGACCAAGCAACCCTCGGCGCAGCTGCTTATATGCGGGGTATCACCAAGACAATTCGAGACGCTGACCTCGCGCTGCAAAAGCGTTCCGGAAAAAAAGGAGGAGGACCTGCTGGGCAAGCCTTGCGTCCCAACGATCCCAAATCGGTGCGGATTTTCGTGGCTCAGAAATTCCCAGAATGGCAAACTGCTTGCGTTGGGGTGGTCGAGGCGCTATGGAAGGAAGGCGCTGCGAACGATGAAGCAAAATTGAGAAAGGCTCTGGCAGAgaaagggctgattaaggaTAAGAAGGCAATGCCATTTGTCCAGGCTTTCAAG AAACGAGTAGAACAGTTCGGCCCCGAAATAGCTTTTAATCGTGCCTTGCCTTTCGATGAAGCTCATGTGTTGCGCGAACTCGTACCATACATGAAGCATAATATGGGATATGTTGACATTGATGTCGTGTCGGTGGAAGAGGCACAGGGTAAGACTGGGCCAGGTTACACTCAGGCTGCGCTGGATGTGGCAGAACCAGGCACACCCGGGTTTGTATTCTGGAATCCGTGA
- a CDS encoding Serine/threonine-protein kinase → MAQVDVERSALHSFESEQQLEAFRQLEATLDQPFHFADHQPSSPSPQPTPFAQYTPLVGRTIASPAGPHFRLALRRVLGVGAYGVVYLAEQVERDEHQYAWGPLTRRERERTISSAGPVYAVKVMRCAPKGSRQRAFQAREVALHRKADGHPGVVPLHAVYGTGRPPTYTHRKRKTWNSHSNFIRPEDELTWEQDAELSGGPLPILEDGREEELVFMVLSYIGGGDLFSMIAEKQRYIGDDALVRSVFTQLLDAVQWCHIQGVRHRDLKPENILCEEDGKTVFVSDFGLATSDRHSRDFGCGSSYYMSPECYGDPDSPVTSPAYNTRANDVWTLGVVLVNLTTGRNPWEAASPVDPTFKSYCDDPVTFLPSILPVTPAANEVLTRVFERDQKKRITIPELREMVGRVERWTLRGHELDGASEGARDVARGCGLLDVPSAPIRGGSSGIVERSRFSEDTLISSDEDDDSSDGEVDWYALRRASVGSASMDMNRSRPLSKILSNSPTQFTQHHGGRGRHQGSARVDPALAEIVSGWGDDQTTPRARLDSTPRGIIPLRAPRSTPSLRQTPLPLQFGEFLAGSISPSHYRSPSPNRLRSPSPGPFNSTFPSKIPVYTGPRARTVSFDPPKTATENGDRQRMKSAPASEAPVPPCTKAKESSGGFMDRLRSRTSMRELKNKCSLEFKKPTPKMQEKSAPESKTKPKEHETCKLFSKSSHRGLSAKATLSTRELNSKASFSTLSVTSSESSGFPVTPLKAEVVLSSPRVIISHPSDGKIWDMSRASGSEGSACDSSTCSHDTVHVPMVLDPGAPLYDHHPMYRFGEPGMISPSSPAVSPRYARKRTETSQKVKRVPVPPIPSELLEEHERQLTVKRSATGRDRLFDSVAVPAPAAAQVPTADVKHGSDDERAGPRRHGLLDNARAWFRRI, encoded by the exons ATGGCCCAGGTAGACGTAGAGCGTTCGGCTCTGCACTCGTTCGAGAGTGAACAGCAGCTCGAAGCCTTTAGGCAGCTCGAAGCCACCCTCGATCAGCCATTTCATTTTGCCGACCATCAGCCGAGTTCCCCCTCTCCTCAACCCACTCCCTTTGCTCAATACACCCCCCTTGTCGGTCGCACAATCGCTTCTCCAGCTGGGCCCCACTTTCGTCTTGCACTTCGGCGCGTCTTGGGAGTCGGCGCTTATGGTGTGGTTTATCTTGCCGAGCAGGTCGAGCGCGACGAGCACCAGTACGCATGGGGGCCGCTTACCCGACGTGAGCGCGAACGAACCATCTCTTCAGCAGGGCCTGTGTATGCGGTCAAGGTTATGCGTTGCGCTCCCAAGGGGTCAAGACAGCGCGCATTTCAGGCACGCGAGGTGGCGTTGCATCGGAAGGCGGACGGCCATCCAGGGGTTGTCCCCCTGCATGCGGTTTACGGAACCGGTCGCCCGCCCACATACACTCATCGCAAGCGCAAGACCTGGAACTCGCACTCCAATTTCATCCGACCTGAAGACGAACTCACTTGGGAACAGGATGCTGAGCTAAGCGGCGGTCCTCTTCCCATTCTCGAAGACGGCCGTGAAGAGGAGCTCGTGTTTATGGTCTTGTCCTACATCGGCGGAGGTGATCTCTTCTCCATGATTGCCGAAAAACAACGATACATTGGCGATGACGCTCTTGTCCGATCCGTCTTTACTCAATTGCTCGACGCCGTTCAGTGGTGCCACATCCAGGGCGTACGGCACAGGGACTTGAAGCCTGAGAATATTCTGTGCGAGGAGGATGGCAAGACAGTGTTTGTTAGCGACTTTGGACTTGCTACATCAGACAGGCACAGTCGCGACTTTGGTTGTGGGAGTAGCTATTATATGAGTCCTG AATGCTACGGAGATCCCGACTCACCAGTTACATCACCTGCATACAACACTCGCGCAAACGATGTCTGGACACTCGGCGTAGTCCTCGTCAACCTGACCACTGGCCGAAATCCTTGGGAAGCGGCCTCTCCTGTTGACCCGACATTCAAGTCGTATTGCGATGACCCTGTCACCTTTCTCCCCTCGATCTTGCCCGTCACCCCCGCTGCAAATGAAGTGCTGACTCGCGTATTCGAAAgggaccagaagaagaggataaCGATCCCCGAGCTGCGGGAAATGGTCGGCCGAGTCGAGCGCTGGACTTTGCGCGGCCATGAATTGGACGGGGCGTCCGAGGGTGCTAGGGACGTCGCGCGTGGATGCGGACTTCTTGATGTGCCGTCTGCTCCGATCAGGGGTGGTAGCTCAGGGATAGTTGAGCGCAGTCGGTTCAGCGAAGACACTCTGATCTCATCTGATGAGGATGACGATAGCTCGGATGGCGAGGTTGACTGGTACGCGCTCCGTCGCGCCAGTGTTGGCTCGGCCAGCATGGATATGAACCGGTCTCGCCCTCTGAGCAAGATCTTGTCCAACTCGCCGAC ACAGTTCACCCAACACCACGGTGGACGAGGCCGACACCAAGGCTCGGCCAGAGTCGACCCCGCGTTGGCCGAGATTGTGAGTGGATGGGGCGATGACCAAACAACTCCCCGCGCACGATTGGATTCTACCCCGCGAGGGATTATCCCGCTTCGCGCACCTCGCTCGACGCCGTCTCTTCGTCAGACACCACTTCCTCTTCAATTTGGAGAATTCTTGGCCGGGTCGATCTCGCCTAGTCATTACAGGTCTCCTTCTCCCAACCGGTTGCGATCCCCATCACCTGGGCCGTTCAATTCGACCTTTCCCTCCAAAATTCCGGTTTACACCGGCCCGAGAGCGAGGACCGTCAGCTTTGACCCGCCCAAGACTGCAACTGAAAATGGCGATAGGCAGAGGATGAAGAGTGCGCCTGCGAGCGAGGCTCCTGTTCCCCCCTGCACCAAAGCCAAAGAGTCGAGTGGTGGATTTATGGATCGATTGAGGAGTAGGACCTCGATGCGAGAATTGAAGAACAAATGTTCCCTAGAGTTCAAGAAGCCCACGCCGAAAATGCAAGAGAAGTCTGCTCCAGAATCCAAGACCAAGCCCAAAGAACACGAAACCTGCAAACTTTTCTCCAAGTCGTCTCATCGAGGCTTATCCGCCAAGGCTACACTCTCGACTCGCGAGCTCAATTCTAAGGCATCGTTCTCCACGCTCTCGGTAACGTCGTCCGAGTCGAGTGGGTTCCCCGTCACGCCGCTCAAGGCCGAAGTCGTCCTCTCCTCGCCGCGAGTGATCATTTCCCATCCGTCGGATGGAAAAATCTGGGACATGTCACGCGCATCAGGGAGCGAGGGCAGCGCATGCGATAGTTCGACGTGCTCGCATGATACTGTTCATGTCCCAATGGTCCTCGATCCTGGCGCGCCGCTTTACGACCATCATCCGATGTACCGATTTGGCGAGCCAGGCATGATCTCGCCTTCTTCCCCCGCTGTTTCTCCCAGGTACGCGCGAAAGAGAACCGAGACGAGCCAAAAGGTGAAGCGCGTGCCCGTGCCTCCTATCCCTTCTGAGCTTTTAGAGGAGCACGAGCGGCAGTTGACGGTCAAGCGCAGCGCGACCGGTCGCGACCGGTTGTTTGATTCGGTGGCCGTTCCGGCTCCGGCTGCGGCTCAGGTTCCGACGGCCGACGTCAAGCACGGATCCGATGACGAACGAGCTGGACCGAGACGTCACGGCTTGTTGGACAATGCACGGGCCTGGTTCCGTCGCATCTAA
- a CDS encoding mitochondrial carrier protein codes for MSSSVKPLTTFESFGIGGLAACTAVTLSNPAEVAKTRLQLQGELQSKGAPKVYKNVFDVFIKTWKNEGIRGVQRGLGPAYVYQILLNGSRLGFYEPFRRSFNSAIGRQGTEQVFATSIAAGAASGLVGACLGNPLFLIKARMQAYSPALPVGAQHYYRNSFAALAEIFKAEGLRGYIRGMDAAILRTCMGSSVQLPSYNWAKTTLVKNGIASADSTWTFLASSTVSGICVCLVMQPADTALTRMYNQPTVPGPNGRMVGALYKNPIDCLWKTLKIEGPLAWYKGSTAHFLRIAPHTIVTLTANEIYMALYQKAFL; via the exons ATGAGCTCCTCGGTAAAACCTCTCACCACCTTTGAGAGCTTCGGTATCGGAG GACTTGCCGCATGCACAGCG GTTACACTATCAAACCC AGCCGAAGTAGCCAAAACCCGTTTACAACTTCAAGGCGAGCTTCAGTCCAAAGGCGCACCCAAGGTTTATAAGAACGTTTTTGACGTGTTTATCAAGACATGGAAGAATGAAGGGATCAGAGGCGTACAGAGAGGGCTGGGCCCAGCA TATGTATACCAG ATACTTTTGAACGGATCTCGTCTTG GGTTCTACGAGCCGTTTCGTCGTTCGTTCAACTCTGCCATTGGCCGGCAGGGCACCGAACAAGTGTTCGCTACATCTATCGCAGCAGGGGCTGCCAGTGGCCTAGTAGGAG CCTGTCTGGGGAATCCCCTTTTTCTAATCAAGGCTCGAATGCAAGCGTATTCGCCAGCACTTCCTGTTGGCGCACAGCACTACTATCGCAATTCGTTCGCAGCTTTGGCGGAGATATTTAAAGCCGAAGGCCTAAGGGGGTACATTCGCGGTATGGACGCGGCCATTCTACGAACATGCATGGGATCTTCT GTTCAATTACCGAGCTACAACTGGGCAAAAACGACACTGGTCAAGAATGGCATTGCAAGCGCCGATAGTACATGGACATTTTTGGCGAGTAGCACGGTATCGGGCATATGTGTG TGTCTggtaatgcaacctgcagaTACC GCCCTCACTCGCATGTATAACCAACCGACAGTCCCTGGTCCGAACGGTCGAATGGTTGGCGCCCTATACAAGAACCCCATTGACTGTCTGTGGAAGACACTGAAAATCGAGGGGCCGTTGGCTTGGTACAAAGGTTCCACGGCGCATTTTCTTCGCATCGCTCC GCACACAATCGTGACACTGACAGCCAACGAGATCTATATGGCACTGTACCAAAAGGCCTTTTTATAG
- a CDS encoding sorting nexin-12, whose amino-acid sequence MISQGAHVLFYGAILVTCLPFVWRLAISPITLVILGPFIVVLAFLSFVFSGLIFALLAEWIRPQKPPSNSIKSATRTLSFATPAAWQANLTRIQWLSQDNLPPIKECSPDASELVHEVIDFIVRDFVQVWYSNLSNSPGFPNALRRTIQETLENILARASQLDVSALVVRKILPKITAHIEKFRQSEESLRGAALERRLSVDSEELDILLAIRYVGRGKLHPAVANLSSMATRPTEDLYLRQIFDQVLPLVLPESDAKSRSVVIVAREIIGCSVLRPVIDMLTDPDFWNQTIDKIASAAIREQKLVTKVRHMLEKQVPKSGPSRRTAPSVPGALSASRGSRSENINWRTDAKRFEMFVQSIRKCESLLDARRLKNDIMNEVRRTRDLLAQHASDDWINGVKTETIVSYLDRLYNAKNEAEKRIEVLSGAKTNDSQTSSTHTLAPPNKLTLRDILRDSSSLLYFMEFMERRNHRTLLVQFWLAADAFKDPLAQIDSDSEASDDEGTAPRDSAATTTLIEDTTMLYEVYFAQPQRAAELSCISAKYVATLTAFVQSQFPPTRMDENRVRRCVLHAQNQVEKAMEEDFELFTKSELWHRAVGDMSPRIEKPATSVLILDEPEIQASTPISRASAPSESPTLIHASHSVPIVRRPMKQRPSSLASNDSNRQLSSFDILMGSTEDMDGSRTPLFEDMAIERKKIDALQAALTDIIADDTAARDYKPSLSPNKPPSTTRETRTTIRPSKVFPEDDSEPLIGHPERVDEAIPPLQVALPGDLQLAQDVARLSDKIKNLQAQETMLEALMRKAELTGEEQELSLLSRSRDSLVREIRGLTFQRAHYEVQEAANRLVPERTKISITDTATSEEEGRVVVRYLVEIQQLAMDGSFASGWGVARRYSEFYDMHTRLKERFVEVRSLEFPGKKFVTALSNNMVDTRRVGLEKYLQNLILIPSVCDSDELRAFLSRQATPPALTPSAPADQGLVRTMYRSVADSIDDMFFGPSMLDVTLQRLSRRAAELTGMYAQLQDEDAIARVLGLKSRPEEALGKLQGDLMPLDGETGTSSFSAPICDLLLAVFELDRKDNWLRRQAMVTILQQLLGSTIERKVRDTVRNSLAESQILGYITAFRDTLWPEGKLKLASTPTTNQEKVQKREQAHNLVANMIGRSNARRVYTIIDEVFQALFPELQILA is encoded by the exons ATGATCTCACAGGGAGCACATGTTCTGTTCTATGGAGCTATACTGGTTACATGTCTCCCGTTTGTATGGCGACTAGCTATTTCACCTATCACGCTCGTAATTCTCGGACCCTTCATTGTTGTCCTCGCATTCTTGTCATTCGTGTTTTCTGGCTTGATATTTGCGTTGTTGGCGGAATGGATACGACCCCAGAAACCCCCTTCTAATTCTATCAAGTCGGCGACTAGGACGCTATCATTCGCGACGCCTGCAGCATGGCAAGCGAATTTGACCAGAATCCAATGGTTATCGCAGGACAACCTCCCCCCGATCAAAGAATGTTCTCCCGATGCATCTGAGCTCGTACATGAAGTTATAGACTTCATAGTGCGTGATTTTGTTCAAGTTTGGTACTCGAACCTCTCCAACTCCCCTGGGTTTCCCAATGCACTGCGACGAACCATTCAAGAAACTCTAGAGAACATTTTGGCGCGAGCAAGCCAGTTGGACGTCAGTGCCCTCGTGGTTCGCAAGATTCTTCCCAAAATCACTGCCCACATCGAGAAGTTCCGACAGTCCGAAGAGTCACTGCGAGGTGCTGCTCTTGAACGGAGATTAAGCGTAGACTCAGAAGAGTTGGATATTTTGTTGGCTATTCGTTATGTTGGCCGAGGAAAGCTTCACCCCGCGGTTGCAAACTTGTCGTCCATGGCTACTCGGCCAACCGAAGACCTGTACCTCCGCCAGATATTCGATCAGGTGTTGCCATTGGTTCTCCCAGAGAGCGATGCAAAGAGTCGTTCGGTCGTTATTGTCGCACGGGAGATTATTGGCTGCAGTGTTCTTAGGCCAGTCATTGACATGTTGACTGATCCCGACTTCTGGAACCAAACAATTGATAAAATC GCGAGTGCAGCTATCAGAGAACA GAAGCTGGTAACCAAAGTCCGACATATGCTCGAAAAACAGGTTCCCAAATCCGGACCTTCCCGCCGCACAGCACCCTCAGTCCCGGGGGCTCTCTCTGCATCCCGAGGCAGCAGGTCGGAAAATATAAATTGGAGAACCGATGCCAAACGTTTTGAAATGTTCGTCCAGAGTATCAGGAAGTGCGAGTCATTGCTGGACGCCAGACGGTTGAAGAATGATATCATGAACGAGGTTCGGAGAACGAGGGATTTGTTGG CTCAACATGCCAGTGACGATTGGATCAATGGCGTCAAGACCGAGACGATAGTTTCTTACCTCGACAGGCTCTACAATGCCAAAAACGAAGCAGAGAAACGGATCGAAGTACTAAGCGGCGCAAAAACCAATGATTCACAGACCTCGTCAACTCATACTCTTGCACCTCCCAACAAGCTTACCTTGCGGGACATCCTTCGAGACTCTTCTTCACTCCTTTACTTTATGGAATTTATGGAGCGACGCAACCATAGAACGCtcctggttcaattctggctcgCAGCAGATGCATTCAAAGATCCTCTTGCTCAAATCGATTCTGACTCGGAGGCAAGTGACGACGAAGGAACTGCTCCCAGGGATTCGGCTGCCACTACAACACTTATAGAAGATACGACTATGTTATACGAGGTTTACTTTGCCCAACCACAACGTGCTGCAGAACTCTCATGTATTTCGGCGAAGTACGTTGCGACTCTGACAGCTTTTGTACAATCCCAGTTCCCGCCCACGCGGATGGACGAGAATCGGGTTCGGAGATGCGTACTACATGCTCAAAATCAGGTCGAAAAAGCTATGGAAGAGGATTTCGAATTATTTACCAAGAGCGAGCTATGGCATCGGGCAGTAGGTGATATGTCGCCGCGTATTGAAAAACCTGCAACTTCAGTTTTGATCTTGGATGAGCCCGAGATTCAAGCTTCGACCCCAATCAGTCGAGCATCAGCGCCCAGCGAATCACCTACATTAATCCATGCATCACATTCCGTTCCGATTGTCCGTAGACCGATGAAACAGAGGCCGTCTTCGTTAGCGAGCAACGACTCGAACCGCCAACTTAGCAGCTTTGATATTCTAATGGGATCGACGGAGGACATGGACGGGTCAAGGACTCCCCTGTTCGAGGATATGGCGATTGAACGGAAGAAGATTGATGCGCTTCAAGCTGCCTTAACGGATATCATTGCGGATGACACGGCTGCTAGGGACTACAAACCCTCTCTCTCTCCCAACAAACCCCCAAGCACTACCCGGGAAACTCGGACCACCATTCGTCCAAGCAAAGTGTTTCCAGAAGATGACTCGGAGCCATTGATCGGGCATCCGGAGCGGGTAGATGAAGCTATACCGCCGCTGCAGGTCGCGCTTCCTGGTGATTTACAGCTTGCTCAAGACGTTGCTCGGTTATCAGATAAAATAAAGAACCTTCAGGCACAAGAAACCATGCTCGAAGCTTTAATGCGTAAAGCGGAATTAACAGGAGAAGAACAAGAGCTTTCGCTCCTCTCTCGTTCCCGGGATTCCCTCGTCCGGGAAATCAGAGGCCTAACGTTCCAACGAGCACACTACGAGGTCCAAGAAGCTGCCAATCGCCTTGTCCCGGAACGAACCAAAATATCTATAACCGACACTGCCACGAGCGAAGAAGAGGGTCGAGTCGTTGTTCGATACCTGGTCGAAATTCAGCAGCTTGCTATGGATGGGAGTTTTGCGTCGGGTTGGGGTGTGGCGAGGCGATATAGCGAATTCTACGACATGCATACAAGGCTCAAGGAGCGGTTCGTGGAAGTTAGGTCATTGGAGTTTCCCGGGAAGAAGTTTGTGACCGCTCTGTCGAATAACATGGTTGACACACGAAGGGTGGGATTGGAGAAGTATCTTCAG AATTTAATCCTGATACCTTCCGTATGCGACTCTGATGAACTACGAGCCTTCTTGTCTCGCCAGGCAACTCCTCCAGCTCTGACTCCTTCCGCCCCTGCCGATCAAGGACTGGTACGCACAATGTACCGTTCAGTGGCCGATAGTATCGACGACATGTTCTTCGGTCCGTCGATGCTCGACGTCACACTCCAACGCCTTTCTAGGCGCGCGGCAGAACTAACAGGAATGTACGCTCAGTTGCAAGACGAAGATGCTATCGCTCGTGTACTTGGTCTCAAATCTCGACCTGAAGAGGCCCTTGGAAAACTGCAAGGCGATCTTATGCCATTAGACGGGGAGACCGGAACCAGTAGCTTTTCGGCCCCAATCTGCGATTTATTGTTGGCAGTGTTTGAGCTCGATAGGAAAGATAATTGGCTGCGGAGGCAGGCAATGGTGACTATCTTGCAGCAACTGCTGGGTAGTACGATTGAGCG GAAAGTACGAGATACCGTACGAAATTCGCTGGCCGAATCTCAAATCCTGGGATATATTACCGCTTTCCGCGATACCCTTTGGCCCGAAGGAAAGCTCAAGCTTGCTTCTACTCCCACAACTAATCAAGAGAAGGTTCAGAAGAGGGAACAGGCGCATA ACCTCGTAGCGAATATGATTGGAAGATCCAACGCTCGTCGGG TTTACACAATCATCGATGAG GTTTTCCAGGCGTTATTTCCAGAGCTGCAAATCTTGGCTTGA